The genomic DNA GCGCAAGGCGCTGGCCGAGCGCGAGGTGCTGATGCGCGCGGCGCCGCACCTCACGTGGCCCCTGCGCTTCGCGATGCCGCACGGCCCGGGCCTGGGCGCCGCGCCGCTGGTGCGGGCCGGGCTGTTCCTGTTCGACCGGCTGGCGCGGCGCCAGTTGCTGCCCGGCTCGCATGGCGTGCGTCTGTCGTGCCACCCGGCCGGCCGGGCGCTGCAACCCCGCTTCAGCCGGGCCTTCGTGTACTCCGACGGCTGGGTCGACGACGCCCGCCTGGTCGTGCTGAACGCGCTGGACGCCGCCGAGAAGGGCGCCTGCGTGCTGACGCGTACCCGCTGCGTGGCGGCGCGGCGCGACGGCGACCTGTGGCGCGTCACGTTGCGCCGGGCCGACGGCAGCGAAAAGCAGGTCACGGCGCGCGCGCTCGTCAACGCGGCGGGACCGTGGACGGCGCAGGTGCTGGGCCTGGCGCTGGGGCAGGCCCAGGCCGGCCGGCTGCGGCTCGTCAAGGGCTGCCATATCGTCGTGCCGCGCCGGTTCGAGCACGATCACGCTTACCTGTTCCAGCATTCGGACGGCCGCGTCATCTTCGCCATTCCGTACGAGCGCGATTTCACGCTGCTCGGCACCACCGACCTCGATTACGCGGGCGACCCGGCCGCCGCCGCCGTCGATGCCGGCGAGATCGCCTACCTGTGCGATGCCGCCAGCACGTATTTCCGCCAGCCGGTGCGGCCCGACGAGGTGGTCTGGAGCTACGCCGGCGTACGCCCGCTGCTGGACGAGCCCGCACGCGACGCCCGCGCCGTCACGCGCGATTCCCGGCTGGCGCTGGACGAGGCGGGCGCGCCGCTGCTGTCGGTCTTCGGCGGCAAGCTGACCACCCACCGCAAGCTGGCCGAGGAAGCGACGGACGCGTTGTGCCGCAAGCTGGGCCGGGCCACGCCGCCATGGACGGCGCGCGCCTGCCTGCCGGGCGGCGACCTGTTCGGCGCGCAGCCGCAGAACCGCTCGGTGCTGGAATTCGACGCCTGGAGCTCGAGCATGCAAGTGCACTACGCCTTCCTCGACCCGGCCCTGGTGCGGCGCTATGCGCGCGCCTACGGCACCCGCATCCACACGCTGCTGCGCGGGCGCACCGCGCTGGCCGACATGGGCGAGCAGATCCTGCCCGGGCTGTACGAGGCCGAGGTGGCGTATCTGCGCCAACACGAGTGGGCGCGCACGGCCGAGGACATCCTGTGGCGGCGCTCGAAGCTGGGGTTGCACTTGGGTCTGGAGGCCGGGGGGTGCTGCAGGCCTGGCTGGATGCGCACCCAGGCGTCTGAGGGTCCGGGGTCTGTCCCCGCAGCGGTGCTGGCATATAGGCCAGCACCATGACGCCGGTTCTATTCGTCAGCCCATGCGTCGCGATAAAAACCGGGGTCAGTCCCGAAGGGACAGACCCCAAGCCATCACGCGACAGTGAAAAAAAAGCGGCCAACGGCCGCTTTTTTCATGAGCACACGCGCTTACTTCACGCCATGCATCAGCTTTTGGATCAGCGGCGCGACGATGAACAGCACGATGCCGCCACCGACCAGCGACCAGAAACCGAACGTGTAGCCCGACAGCGCGGACGCCACCGACATGCCGGACTCGCCGCTGACGTGCGAGGCGAAGATGCCGGACAGGTTGTTGCCGATGCCGGTCGACAGGAACCAGCCGCCCATGCCCAGGCCGACCAGGCGCACCGGCGCCAGCTTCGTCACCATCGACAGACCGATCGGCGACAGGCACAGCTCACCGATGGACTGGATCACGTACACCATGAACAGCGTCCAGAACGGGATCTTGCCTTCGGCGGAGACCAGGGAAGACAGTGCGAACATCAAGAGCGCGAAGGCGACGCCGTTGAAGATCAGGCCCAGGCCGAACTTGCGCGGGATCGACGGGTCGGCGTTGCGGCGCGCCAGCCAGATCCAGGTCGCGGCCACGATCGGCGCGCAGGTGATGATGGCGATCGAGTTCACGCTCTGGAACCAGGCGGTCGGGAAGATCCAGCCGCCGAAGTCGCGGTTGACGATGTTCTCGGCCAGGAAGGTAAACGAGCTGCCGGCCTGTTCGAAGAACATCCAGAACAGGATGTTGAAGGCGAAGATGATCAGCATCGCGAACACCTTGTCGCGCGCCACCGGGCCGTTGCGGAAGCCTTCGATCAGCAGCATGATGGCCAGCAGGACGAACAGCACCGACAGCACGGCCTGCAGCTGCTGGGCACCGACGGCCAGCAGCGCGAACACGACCGGAATGACGACGAAGGCGCCGAGGATCACGTACAGCACGCGCGCCATGCCCACGGCCTGCGGCTCGGGGGCGCCGATGCCCTTCAGGCCCTGGCGGCCGACGAAGAACCAGACCAGGCTGATCAGCATGCCGACGCCGGAAGCGATGAAGACGATCTTGTAGGCCGGCGTGTCGCCCGTGTTGAACACGTGCTGGGCCAGGTACTGGGTCAGGATCGGCGCGATGAAGGCGCCGCCGTTGATGCCCATGTAGAAGA from Pseudoduganella armeniaca includes the following:
- the glpD gene encoding glycerol-3-phosphate dehydrogenase, producing the protein MAHDNPQAVADEANPGPQCGRGGADCDVLVIGGGINGAGIARDAAGRGLCVALCEQDDLGAHPLSASTKLIHGGLRYLEYLDFALVRKALAEREVLMRAAPHLTWPLRFAMPHGPGLGAAPLVRAGLFLFDRLARRQLLPGSHGVRLSCHPAGRALQPRFSRAFVYSDGWVDDARLVVLNALDAAEKGACVLTRTRCVAARRDGDLWRVTLRRADGSEKQVTARALVNAAGPWTAQVLGLALGQAQAGRLRLVKGCHIVVPRRFEHDHAYLFQHSDGRVIFAIPYERDFTLLGTTDLDYAGDPAAAAVDAGEIAYLCDAASTYFRQPVRPDEVVWSYAGVRPLLDEPARDARAVTRDSRLALDEAGAPLLSVFGGKLTTHRKLAEEATDALCRKLGRATPPWTARACLPGGDLFGAQPQNRSVLEFDAWSSSMQVHYAFLDPALVRRYARAYGTRIHTLLRGRTALADMGEQILPGLYEAEVAYLRQHEWARTAEDILWRRSKLGLHLGLEAGGCCRPGWMRTQASEGPGSVPAAVLAYRPAP
- a CDS encoding peptide MFS transporter — encoded protein: MSGATNTARETAIPEFRQIMGHPSPLWMLFMTEFWERFAFYGIRWALVLYIVAQFHGGASSGEADANLTYGSYLALVYAAALFGGYVADRVLGYQRSILIGATFMAAGLFMIAYPDPTVFKLGLATIITGNGLFKPNISTMVGKLYSAADTRRDSGFTIFYMGINGGAFIAPILTQYLAQHVFNTGDTPAYKIVFIASGVGMLISLVWFFVGRQGLKGIGAPEPQAVGMARVLYVILGAFVVIPVVFALLAVGAQQLQAVLSVLFVLLAIMLLIEGFRNGPVARDKVFAMLIIFAFNILFWMFFEQAGSSFTFLAENIVNRDFGGWIFPTAWFQSVNSIAIITCAPIVAATWIWLARRNADPSIPRKFGLGLIFNGVAFALLMFALSSLVSAEGKIPFWTLFMVYVIQSIGELCLSPIGLSMVTKLAPVRLVGLGMGGWFLSTGIGNNLSGIFASHVSGESGMSVASALSGYTFGFWSLVGGGIVLFIVAPLIQKLMHGVK